Proteins encoded within one genomic window of uncultured Draconibacterium sp.:
- a CDS encoding ABC transporter ATP-binding protein, whose translation MIKTENLTKVFRTEEVETSALNEVNLHVKKGEFVAIMGPSGCGKSTLMNIIGLLDNPSGGEYYFDGAEVGQLKERNRTMLRKGNIGFVFQSFNLIDELNVYENVELPLIYLKLKARERKEMVEKVLERMKIAHRAKHFPQQLSGGQQQRVAIARAVVANPKLILADEPTGNLDSKNGLEVMNLLTELNREGTTIVMVTHSLHDSEFAHRVVNLFDGMIITEEVKKEMGEILL comes from the coding sequence ATGATAAAGACAGAAAATCTAACAAAAGTATTCCGCACTGAAGAGGTGGAAACCAGTGCGTTGAATGAGGTGAACTTACACGTAAAAAAGGGTGAATTTGTTGCCATTATGGGACCTTCGGGTTGTGGGAAATCAACTTTGATGAATATCATCGGGTTACTGGATAATCCTTCAGGCGGTGAATATTATTTTGATGGCGCAGAGGTTGGTCAGCTAAAAGAACGCAACCGTACTATGCTGCGCAAAGGAAATATCGGTTTTGTATTTCAGAGCTTTAACCTGATCGATGAGCTGAACGTTTACGAAAATGTGGAGCTTCCGTTGATCTACCTGAAACTAAAAGCCCGCGAGCGCAAAGAAATGGTGGAGAAAGTACTGGAGCGTATGAAAATTGCGCACCGTGCAAAACATTTCCCGCAACAACTTTCCGGTGGTCAGCAGCAGCGTGTGGCTATTGCCCGTGCGGTAGTTGCTAACCCGAAGCTGATTCTTGCCGATGAGCCAACCGGTAACCTCGACTCGAAAAACGGGCTGGAAGTTATGAACCTGCTTACCGAATTGAACCGCGAAGGAACCACTATTGTAATGGTAACTCACTCATTGCACGACTCTGAATTTGCTCACCGTGTTGTTAACCTGTTCGATGGTATGATCATTACCGAAGAGGTGAAAAAAGAAATGGGAGAGATCCTGTTATAA
- a CDS encoding HlyD family efflux transporter periplasmic adaptor subunit: MGMDKKIEKKKGLKAKHIIWIVGGLAFAFLLYKVVMGSSGSVFRAEKDKLTISSVTDGEFNDYITVIGQVEPITTIFLDVEEGGKVEEIFIEEGEMVKKGDVILRLKNNDLNTTIMDSESSIAYRSNELRNTQITIEQQKIANQRAKLQIDLQVEQAERKYKQYKALFDDDLIAREDYLKAKEDYELTLKEKVLTYQQFEQDSIFFGNQKENMDESLENMRNNLIMARLRLDNLNVKAPEDGQLGLLNAEIGESIGRGQRIGMINILTDFKINALIDEHYIDRVRRGLNSSFDRGGENYNLTVKKVYPEVREGQFEIDMIFEGAKPDNIRTGQTYHTKLQLGQPEKAVLIPKGGFFQSTGGQWVYVLNDNGTEAEKRSIRIGKQNPQYYEVLEGLTPGEKVITSSYDLFGDNDRIVFK, from the coding sequence ATGGGAATGGATAAAAAAATTGAAAAGAAGAAAGGCTTAAAAGCCAAACACATTATTTGGATTGTTGGCGGATTGGCGTTTGCCTTTTTGTTGTATAAAGTGGTAATGGGAAGCAGCGGCTCGGTGTTTCGGGCCGAAAAAGATAAGTTGACCATAAGCTCCGTTACCGACGGCGAGTTTAACGACTACATTACTGTAATTGGACAGGTGGAACCCATTACAACTATTTTCCTCGATGTGGAAGAAGGTGGAAAAGTGGAAGAGATTTTTATTGAAGAAGGCGAGATGGTGAAAAAAGGTGATGTTATTCTTCGCTTGAAAAACAATGACTTGAATACCACTATCATGGATAGTGAGTCGAGTATAGCCTACCGTTCCAACGAACTCAGGAATACACAGATTACCATTGAACAACAAAAAATTGCCAACCAACGTGCCAAATTGCAAATTGATCTTCAGGTAGAGCAGGCCGAACGTAAGTACAAACAGTATAAAGCTTTGTTCGACGATGATTTAATTGCCCGTGAAGACTACCTGAAAGCCAAGGAGGACTATGAACTTACTTTAAAAGAAAAAGTACTAACCTACCAACAATTTGAACAGGACTCGATCTTCTTTGGCAATCAGAAGGAAAACATGGACGAGAGCCTGGAAAATATGCGCAATAACCTGATAATGGCGCGTTTGCGTTTGGATAACCTGAATGTAAAAGCGCCGGAGGATGGCCAACTGGGATTATTGAACGCCGAAATTGGAGAATCAATCGGACGTGGTCAGCGAATTGGGATGATAAACATTCTAACCGACTTTAAAATCAATGCGCTTATCGACGAGCATTACATTGATCGCGTTCGTCGTGGATTAAATTCGTCTTTCGATCGTGGAGGCGAAAATTATAACCTGACCGTTAAAAAGGTCTACCCGGAAGTGCGCGAAGGCCAGTTTGAAATTGATATGATTTTTGAAGGTGCTAAGCCGGATAATATCCGTACCGGGCAAACATATCACACGAAATTGCAGCTGGGACAACCCGAAAAAGCAGTGCTGATTCCAAAAGGTGGCTTCTTCCAAAGCACCGGCGGGCAGTGGGTTTATGTGCTGAATGATAACGGGACGGAGGCCGAAAAACGCAGCATCCGTATCGGGAAACAAAACCCACAGTATTACGAAGTGCTGGAAGGTTTAACACCGGGAGAGAAAGTAATTACTTCCAGCTATGATTTATTCGGAGATAACGATAGGATTGTGTTTAAATAG
- a CDS encoding TolC family protein, whose product MENNFYTMIKKRIVLIIIFYLIIGNTVQAQQKWSLSQCISYAIENNINLKEYEILEKLSLEDAQQAKRNMLPDINASSGAGLSFGRSADPNTNDYINTKFFSSSFDLNSSIVIFDGFRIQNQIKYQKFRKQASEYNRLNATDDLAFNVMVAFFDVVYYKGMLGIANEQVEASKLSLKTTEKKVEVGLKAKTDLLDMSANLEEEELNKIQIENTLETATLKLKQLMNLVSAEEMELVDDSLVVINQQVAQPQQLFEQYTGWSPYYQSIEANVKATEKSLALSRSALYPSISARGSIGTGFYETNTDSLGNTVPFGDQWKNNKGKYLGASLSIPVFSRWSNRSEVKKAKLRLEQAQNNLDDERQKMFFEMVNNLTELKALYKEHSQYVKRTEVDELAFQAAEKKFDQGLIDINDYYIAKNRLANTQSQVLRSRTQWEIKMKVLQFYKGQRFWEMEESLQSQ is encoded by the coding sequence ATGGAAAACAATTTTTACACGATGATAAAGAAGCGAATAGTTCTCATTATAATTTTTTATTTGATTATTGGAAATACGGTTCAGGCCCAGCAAAAATGGAGCCTGAGCCAATGTATTTCTTATGCCATTGAAAACAACATTAACCTGAAGGAATACGAGATTCTTGAAAAACTATCGCTGGAAGATGCGCAGCAGGCCAAACGTAATATGTTGCCGGATATAAATGCTTCAAGCGGTGCAGGTTTAAGTTTTGGTCGTTCGGCGGATCCGAATACCAATGACTACATCAATACCAAGTTTTTTTCCAGCAGCTTCGATTTGAATTCGTCCATTGTTATTTTTGACGGATTTCGTATTCAGAACCAGATAAAATACCAGAAATTCAGAAAACAGGCCTCGGAATACAATCGGCTAAATGCAACCGACGATTTGGCGTTTAACGTGATGGTGGCCTTTTTTGATGTGGTTTATTATAAAGGAATGCTCGGAATTGCTAACGAGCAGGTAGAAGCCTCGAAGTTAAGTTTGAAAACAACAGAAAAGAAAGTGGAAGTTGGTTTAAAAGCCAAAACTGATTTACTCGACATGAGTGCCAATCTGGAGGAAGAAGAACTCAACAAAATTCAGATTGAAAACACGCTGGAAACAGCCACCTTAAAACTAAAGCAGTTGATGAACCTTGTTTCGGCTGAGGAAATGGAACTGGTAGATGACTCGTTGGTGGTAATAAACCAACAAGTGGCTCAACCGCAGCAGCTTTTTGAACAATACACCGGCTGGTCGCCGTATTACCAGTCTATTGAAGCTAATGTGAAGGCTACAGAAAAGAGCCTTGCTTTAAGTCGCTCGGCACTTTACCCGTCGATTTCTGCCAGAGGATCGATTGGTACCGGTTTTTACGAAACCAATACCGATAGTTTAGGAAATACGGTGCCTTTTGGCGATCAGTGGAAAAATAACAAAGGCAAGTACCTGGGAGCCTCGTTAAGTATCCCGGTTTTTAGCCGGTGGAGCAATCGCTCAGAGGTGAAAAAGGCAAAACTGAGGCTGGAACAAGCCCAAAATAATCTCGACGATGAACGGCAAAAAATGTTTTTTGAAATGGTGAATAACCTTACCGAACTGAAGGCATTGTACAAAGAACACAGTCAGTATGTAAAGCGTACCGAAGTTGACGAGCTGGCTTTTCAGGCTGCTGAAAAGAAATTTGACCAGGGACTGATCGATATCAACGATTACTACATTGCTAAAAACCGCCTGGCAAATACACAGAGTCAGGTTTTACGTTCGCGCACACAATGGGAGATAAAAATGAAGGTATTGCAGTTTTACAAAGGGCAGCGGTTTTGGGAAATGGAAGAAAGTTTACAGTCGCAGTAG